One window from the genome of Dyadobacter sp. CECT 9275 encodes:
- the rpoC gene encoding DNA-directed RNA polymerase subunit beta' — protein MSFKKNKKLNSDFSRMTISLASPESILESSFGEVTQPETINYRTYKPEMGGLFCERIFGPVKDWECHCGKYKRIRYKGIICDRCGVEVTEKKVRRERMGHIELVVPVAHIWYFRSLPNKIGYLLGLSTKKLDQIIYYERYAVVQAGIKEEDGVGYLDFLTEDEYLDIIDKLPRENQLLPDTDPNKFIAKMGADALEMLLNRINLDELSYELRHQAATDTSQQRKAEALKRLKVVEAFRDANTRIENRPEWMVIRMVPVIPPELRPLVPLDGGRFATSDLNDLYRRVIIRNNRLKRLIEIKAPEVILRNEKRMLQEAVDSLFDNSRKVNAVRSEGNRALKSLSDMLKGKQGRFRQNLLGKRVDYSGRSVIVVGPELKLHECGLPKDMAAELFKPFIIRKLIERGIVKTVKSAKKIVDRKDPVIWDILENVLKGHPVLLNRAPTLHRLGIQAFQPKLIEGKAIQLHPLVCTAFNADFDGDQMAVHVPLGQEAVLEASMLMLSSHNILNPANGAPITVPSQDMVLGLYYVTKGRVSTPEYPIIGEGMVFYGPDEVIIAINEGKLSKHANIKCRLRVRNDDGSFETKLVDTVAGRILFNQAVPAEVGYINELLTKKKLQQIIGLVFKMAGVARTAQFLDEIKELGFQMAFKGGLSMGLNDVMVPDEKEKLIEQAKADVENVWSNYLMGLITENERYNQVIDIWTRVNSRITETLMKQLETDQGGFNSIYMMMHSGARGSREQIRQLGGMRGLMAKPQKNIAGGAGEIIENPILSNFKEGLDVLEYFISTHGARKGLADTALKTADAGYLTRRLHDVAQDVVVVENDCGTLRGIQISALKDNEDIVEPLSERILGRVSVHDVFDPLSGEIILTSGQEITEEIASYIDETSIESVEIRSVLTCETRNGVCAKCYGRSLASAHMVNIGEAVGVIASQSIGEPGTQLTLRTFHVGGTASNISVDANIKAKFDGLIQFEDLRLVQSVNSEGDDVTVVMGRSGEVKIVHPETKQLLISNNVPYGAHLLVKEGDTVFKGQELCTWDPYHAVILSEFTGAVSFDAIEEGITYREEFDEQTGFQESVIIETRDKTKNPAIVVKGKSTLLKDQTEKGYNLPVGARLVVKNGAAVKAGQPLAKIPRVVGKTRDITGGLPRVTELFEARNPSNPATVTEIDGVVSYGGVKRGNREIHIESKDGTQRRYMVALSKHILVQDGDFVRAGDPLSDGAITPADILSIKGPTAVQEYLVNEIQEVYRLQGVKINDKHIECIVRQMMQKVEILDAGDTNFLEMQAVDRVVFREENDKILDMKVVEDPGNSDTLKPGMIISVRRLRDENSSLKRRDLKLVVARDAQAAVAKPTLMGITQASLGTESFVSAASFQETTKVLSEAAVRGKRDELKGLKENVIVGHLIPAGTGMRQYENLIVGSKEEYDALNASREKQASKKKELA, from the coding sequence ATGTCTTTCAAAAAGAACAAAAAACTTAATAGTGATTTTTCCAGAATGACAATCAGTCTGGCATCACCTGAGTCTATCCTTGAGAGCTCATTCGGTGAAGTAACCCAGCCTGAAACCATCAACTACCGGACCTACAAACCGGAAATGGGTGGGTTGTTCTGCGAGCGCATTTTCGGACCTGTAAAGGACTGGGAATGTCATTGTGGAAAATACAAACGTATCCGTTACAAAGGTATCATCTGCGACCGTTGTGGTGTGGAGGTTACCGAGAAAAAGGTACGTCGTGAGCGTATGGGCCACATTGAGCTCGTTGTTCCCGTTGCACACATCTGGTATTTCCGCAGCTTGCCGAACAAGATCGGGTACCTGCTCGGATTGTCTACCAAAAAGCTGGATCAGATTATATACTACGAGCGATATGCAGTAGTTCAGGCTGGTATCAAAGAAGAAGATGGCGTAGGCTATCTGGACTTCCTGACTGAGGATGAATACCTGGATATCATCGATAAACTGCCGCGTGAAAACCAGTTACTTCCTGACACGGATCCCAATAAGTTTATCGCTAAAATGGGAGCTGATGCGCTGGAAATGCTTTTGAACCGCATCAATCTTGACGAGCTTTCTTACGAGCTTCGCCACCAGGCAGCAACAGATACTTCTCAGCAACGTAAGGCGGAAGCTTTAAAACGTCTGAAAGTTGTGGAGGCTTTCCGTGATGCCAATACACGGATCGAAAACCGTCCTGAGTGGATGGTGATCCGTATGGTACCTGTTATCCCACCGGAACTTCGTCCGCTTGTGCCTCTGGACGGTGGTCGTTTTGCTACATCCGACTTGAACGACCTGTATCGTAGGGTCATCATCCGGAACAACCGTCTGAAACGTCTAATCGAAATCAAAGCACCTGAGGTGATTTTGCGTAACGAAAAACGGATGTTGCAGGAAGCGGTAGATTCGCTTTTCGACAACAGCCGTAAAGTAAACGCGGTACGTTCAGAAGGTAACCGTGCTTTGAAATCACTTTCAGATATGCTGAAAGGTAAGCAAGGACGTTTCCGTCAGAACCTGCTTGGTAAGCGTGTCGATTATTCCGGTCGTTCGGTAATCGTCGTTGGTCCTGAACTGAAGCTGCACGAGTGTGGTTTGCCAAAAGATATGGCGGCCGAGTTGTTCAAGCCGTTTATTATCCGCAAGTTGATCGAGCGCGGTATTGTTAAAACTGTAAAATCAGCTAAGAAAATCGTGGATCGTAAGGATCCGGTGATCTGGGATATCCTGGAAAACGTTTTGAAAGGACATCCTGTTCTGCTCAACCGTGCTCCAACGCTTCACCGTCTGGGTATCCAGGCGTTCCAGCCCAAGCTGATCGAAGGAAAAGCGATACAATTGCACCCATTGGTTTGTACTGCATTCAACGCTGACTTTGACGGTGACCAGATGGCTGTTCACGTGCCATTGGGTCAGGAAGCCGTTCTGGAAGCGTCTATGCTGATGCTTTCTTCACATAACATTCTTAACCCTGCCAACGGTGCGCCGATCACGGTACCATCACAGGACATGGTTTTGGGTCTTTATTATGTAACAAAAGGCCGTGTAAGTACGCCCGAATATCCGATCATCGGAGAAGGAATGGTTTTCTATGGTCCTGATGAGGTTATCATCGCGATCAACGAAGGGAAACTGTCCAAACACGCCAATATCAAATGCCGTCTGCGGGTACGGAACGACGACGGATCGTTTGAAACCAAACTGGTGGATACAGTTGCCGGCCGTATTCTTTTCAATCAGGCGGTACCCGCAGAAGTAGGATATATCAATGAATTGCTGACTAAGAAAAAATTGCAGCAGATCATTGGTCTTGTATTCAAAATGGCAGGTGTAGCCCGTACGGCTCAATTCCTTGACGAAATCAAAGAACTTGGTTTCCAGATGGCCTTTAAAGGTGGTTTGTCTATGGGATTGAATGACGTAATGGTTCCAGACGAAAAGGAGAAACTCATCGAGCAGGCTAAAGCAGATGTTGAAAACGTCTGGAGTAACTATCTGATGGGTCTGATCACAGAGAACGAACGTTATAACCAGGTGATCGATATCTGGACGCGTGTTAACTCACGTATCACAGAAACATTGATGAAGCAGCTGGAAACGGATCAGGGAGGATTTAACTCCATCTATATGATGATGCACTCAGGAGCCCGTGGTTCCCGTGAGCAGATTCGCCAGCTGGGTGGTATGAGAGGGCTTATGGCCAAGCCGCAGAAAAATATCGCGGGTGGTGCAGGAGAAATCATCGAGAACCCGATCCTTTCTAACTTTAAGGAAGGGCTTGACGTTCTTGAGTACTTTATCTCTACACACGGTGCGCGTAAAGGTCTTGCAGATACTGCCTTGAAAACAGCGGATGCCGGTTATCTGACCCGTCGTTTACATGATGTTGCGCAGGATGTTGTAGTGGTTGAAAACGACTGCGGTACGCTTCGGGGAATTCAGATATCGGCATTGAAAGACAATGAAGATATTGTAGAGCCGCTGTCGGAGCGTATCCTGGGCCGTGTAAGCGTTCATGATGTATTTGATCCTTTGTCAGGAGAAATCATCCTGACTTCCGGACAGGAAATCACGGAAGAGATCGCCTCTTATATAGATGAAACAAGTATTGAGAGCGTAGAAATACGATCGGTACTTACCTGCGAAACACGTAACGGCGTTTGTGCCAAATGTTACGGACGCAGCCTTGCATCTGCTCACATGGTTAACATCGGTGAAGCAGTAGGGGTAATCGCATCCCAGTCTATCGGGGAGCCGGGTACACAGCTTACCCTTCGTACGTTCCACGTCGGTGGTACAGCATCCAACATTTCTGTAGATGCAAATATCAAGGCGAAATTCGACGGTCTGATTCAGTTTGAAGATCTTCGTCTGGTTCAATCGGTTAATTCCGAAGGAGACGATGTAACGGTTGTGATGGGACGTTCTGGTGAGGTGAAAATCGTTCACCCTGAAACCAAACAACTGCTGATCAGCAATAACGTTCCTTATGGAGCACACCTTCTGGTGAAAGAAGGAGATACCGTTTTCAAAGGTCAGGAACTATGTACCTGGGATCCGTATCACGCTGTAATTCTTTCTGAGTTCACGGGAGCCGTTTCCTTTGATGCCATTGAGGAAGGTATTACCTACCGAGAAGAATTTGACGAACAAACCGGATTCCAGGAATCTGTTATCATTGAAACACGTGATAAAACCAAAAACCCGGCGATCGTGGTTAAGGGTAAAAGTACGCTGTTGAAAGATCAGACAGAGAAGGGCTATAACCTTCCGGTGGGAGCGCGTCTGGTTGTGAAAAACGGAGCTGCGGTAAAAGCCGGTCAGCCACTGGCGAAAATACCTCGTGTGGTTGGTAAGACCCGCGATATCACCGGAGGTCTTCCACGTGTAACTGAATTGTTTGAGGCACGTAACCCATCCAATCCGGCAACCGTTACGGAAATCGACGGGGTAGTAAGTTACGGTGGTGTGAAACGTGGTAACCGCGAAATTCATATTGAGTCGAAAGACGGAACTCAACGCCGTTACATGGTGGCGCTTTCGAAGCACATTCTGGTACAGGATGGGGACTTCGTAAGAGCGGGCGATCCACTGTCAGATGGCGCCATTACACCAGCGGATATCCTGTCGATCAAAGGACCAACAGCCGTTCAGGAGTATCTTGTAAATGAAATCCAGGAGGTATACCGTCTGCAGGGTGTGAAGATTAACGACAAGCACATCGAGTGTATCGTTCGTCAGATGATGCAGAAAGTGGAGATCCTGGATGCCGGAGATACCAACTTCCTCGAAATGCAGGCGGTTGACCGTGTTGTATTCCGCGAGGAAAATGATAAGATACTGGATATGAAAGTAGTGGAAGATCCCGGTAATTCGGACACACTGAAACCAGGTATGATCATTTCAGTACGTCGTTTACGTGATGAAAATTCAAGCCTTAAACGCCGTGACCTGAAGCTGGTTGTGGCACGTGATGCGCAGGCTGCTGTGGCTAAACCTACTCTGATGGGTATCACACAGGCTTCTCTGGGTACTGAAAGTTTTGTTTCTGCGGCATCGTTCCAGGAAACAACCAAGGTACTGAGCGAAGCTGCGGTTCGCGGAAAACGTGATGAACTGAAAGGTCTGAAGGAAAACGTGATCGTTGGTCACCTGATCCCGGCCGGTACAGGTATGCGTCAGTATGAAAACCTGATCGTGGGTTCAAAAGAAGAATACGATGCACTGAATGCATCCCGCGAAAAACAGGCTTCCAAGAAAAAAGAGCTTGCATAG